A genomic stretch from Marinobacter fonticola includes:
- a CDS encoding uracil-xanthine permease family protein: MTSTTSEKVESTPADNRGGSHDVNAMPPLRRAIPLGIQHVLAMFVGNVTVPIIIAGAADLPPDQTAFMVQAAMFVAGVATLLQSLGLGPIGARLPIVMGTSFGFVPVLIPIAVGLGLPAALGAALCGGIAMAVVGLFLPWFRFLFPPVVTGTFVVMLGILLMPVGLAYAGGGFGAADFGSIHHLGLAALVLIVTIGLHQFCRGIWSEVAPLVGLLAGFCAAIFLGYVDFSKVTGADWVSLPSPFGIGIEFHLAAIVPVVLLSLVTVAESIGDIVGTTAGGLNREPTKKELSGGVMADGIASVFAAIFNAFPQISFSQNVGMVALTGVVSRYVVAIGGVFLMLAGLLPKLGSVISSIPNAVLGGAVLIMFGMIASAGIKMLSSVPFDKRNMLIIGTSLTIAVGLPAQEGLYAGLSENVIAMIESGLIPGALTAIVLNLILPKSRISLPDGTETNG, encoded by the coding sequence ATGACCTCAACCACGTCCGAAAAAGTAGAGAGCACACCGGCCGATAACCGCGGCGGCTCCCACGACGTCAACGCCATGCCGCCTTTGCGGCGCGCAATACCTTTGGGTATTCAACATGTATTGGCGATGTTTGTCGGTAACGTAACCGTACCGATCATTATCGCGGGGGCGGCGGACCTGCCTCCCGATCAAACCGCGTTCATGGTTCAGGCGGCGATGTTTGTCGCCGGCGTTGCAACCCTGCTCCAGTCGTTGGGTTTAGGCCCGATCGGCGCCCGCCTCCCCATCGTCATGGGAACGAGTTTCGGGTTTGTACCTGTCCTGATCCCGATAGCCGTCGGTCTGGGTTTGCCTGCTGCTTTGGGAGCCGCGCTATGTGGCGGTATTGCAATGGCGGTGGTGGGTCTGTTCCTGCCCTGGTTCCGCTTCCTGTTCCCGCCTGTGGTGACGGGCACCTTCGTGGTGATGCTCGGTATATTGCTGATGCCGGTCGGACTTGCCTATGCCGGCGGCGGCTTCGGCGCCGCGGATTTCGGGTCCATCCATCATCTTGGGCTTGCTGCGCTGGTACTGATCGTGACGATAGGCCTTCACCAGTTCTGTCGCGGTATCTGGAGCGAAGTGGCGCCCCTGGTCGGCTTGCTGGCAGGCTTCTGCGCGGCCATTTTCCTGGGCTATGTCGATTTCTCGAAAGTAACCGGTGCAGACTGGGTGTCCCTACCCTCACCGTTTGGTATTGGCATTGAGTTCCATCTTGCGGCCATTGTTCCCGTCGTCCTGTTGTCATTGGTTACCGTGGCCGAATCCATTGGCGATATCGTAGGCACCACTGCGGGCGGACTGAACCGCGAGCCCACCAAGAAAGAGCTCTCCGGCGGCGTCATGGCCGATGGCATCGCAAGCGTTTTTGCCGCCATCTTTAACGCCTTTCCGCAAATCAGTTTCAGTCAGAACGTCGGCATGGTGGCGCTCACTGGCGTTGTCAGCCGGTACGTCGTCGCCATCGGCGGCGTATTCCTGATGTTGGCTGGCCTCCTGCCAAAGCTCGGAAGCGTGATTTCCAGCATTCCGAATGCCGTGCTCGGCGGCGCCGTACTGATCATGTTCGGCATGATCGCCAGTGCGGGTATCAAAATGCTCAGTAGCGTCCCGTTCGACAAGCGCAACATGCTGATCATCGGCACATCGCTCACAATTGCCGTGGGTCTGCCGGCACAGGAAGGGCTTTATGCCGGCCTATCGGAAAATGTCATAGCCATGATCGAGTCCGGCTTAATCCCTGGAGCGCTTACAGCAATCGTATTGAACCTGATTCTCCCTAAAAGCCGCATTTCACTGCCCGACGGCACTGAAACTAACGGATAG
- a CDS encoding 8-oxoguanine deaminase translates to MSETGHRLWIRNPLACADPNAAGGIVVDGTKIVEKVAAGQQPSQDVHETFDASEHVLLPGLVNTHHHFYQTLTRAYSPALNKELFPWLTTLYDVWANLDESQMALASELAMVELLMSGCTTVADHHYVFSGALKNAVDCQVETAQRLGVRAALTRGSMSVGRDDGGLPPQTVVQDEQTIIDDSQRLIDRYHQRADGAMTTIALAPCSPFSVSRDLMRESARLAEVNDVRLHTHLAETEDETAYCQKLFGMRPLDYLEDCGWLSDRTWLAHGIHFEQDEVQRLGRAGTGIAHCPSSNMVLGSGLCRTLELEAAGAPVGLAVDGSASCDHSNLASEMRQALLLGRLRYSPSEVTHEAVIRWATRGSARCLGRTDIGGLEPGQQADVAMFKLDEPRFSGAENPLAALLLCGAHRADRVMVAGRWRVADGQPCGVDLNSLMARHDEAARKLRRAV, encoded by the coding sequence ATGTCAGAGACGGGACACCGATTGTGGATTCGCAACCCGCTTGCCTGCGCCGATCCGAATGCCGCCGGTGGGATTGTGGTCGATGGGACGAAAATCGTGGAAAAGGTGGCAGCGGGTCAACAACCCAGCCAGGACGTTCATGAAACCTTCGATGCATCAGAGCATGTGCTGCTGCCCGGCCTGGTCAATACACACCATCACTTTTACCAAACCCTGACGCGAGCCTACTCCCCAGCGCTCAACAAGGAACTGTTTCCGTGGTTGACCACCCTCTATGACGTATGGGCCAACCTCGACGAAAGCCAGATGGCCTTGGCCAGCGAGCTGGCGATGGTCGAGTTGCTCATGTCAGGATGCACGACCGTCGCCGATCACCATTACGTGTTTTCCGGGGCGCTGAAAAACGCCGTTGACTGCCAGGTCGAAACCGCCCAACGTCTGGGGGTCCGGGCCGCGCTGACGCGGGGTTCCATGAGCGTAGGCCGCGACGATGGCGGCCTACCGCCGCAGACCGTGGTGCAGGACGAGCAAACCATCATCGACGACAGCCAGCGCCTCATTGACCGTTACCACCAACGGGCTGACGGGGCCATGACCACGATAGCCCTGGCGCCTTGCTCGCCGTTTTCGGTAAGCCGCGATCTCATGCGCGAGAGCGCGCGCTTGGCCGAGGTCAACGACGTTCGCCTGCACACCCACCTTGCCGAAACTGAAGACGAGACCGCCTATTGCCAGAAACTCTTTGGCATGCGCCCCTTGGACTATCTTGAAGATTGCGGTTGGCTGAGCGATCGCACCTGGCTGGCCCATGGCATTCATTTCGAGCAGGACGAAGTTCAGCGCCTTGGACGCGCAGGAACGGGTATCGCGCACTGCCCGTCTTCGAATATGGTTCTGGGTTCCGGGTTATGCCGTACCCTGGAGCTCGAAGCCGCGGGCGCGCCGGTGGGTTTGGCCGTCGACGGTTCGGCCTCGTGCGACCACTCGAACCTTGCTTCGGAAATGCGTCAGGCATTGCTGTTGGGTCGACTGCGATATTCCCCGAGCGAGGTCACTCACGAAGCCGTCATCCGCTGGGCGACGCGAGGCTCCGCCCGATGTCTGGGACGCACAGACATCGGCGGTCTGGAGCCCGGCCAGCAGGCGGATGTGGCGATGTTCAAACTTGACGAGCCGCGTTTTTCCGGCGCAGAAAATCCCTTAGCTGCCTTATTGCTGTGCGGCGCCCACCGTGCGGACCGCGTCATGGTCGCCGGGCGCTGGCGAGTCGCCGACGGCCAACCCTGCGGCGTCGACCTCAACTCGCTGATGGCACGCCACGACGAGGCCGCCCGCAAGCTCAGGAGGGCCGTATAG